The nucleotide sequence TCCCCTTCGCCGCGCCGCGGATGCCCGCGTACGGCGCCCCCATCGCGCCGAGCGCGCGGACGTTCTCCGGCGCGGGCGGGCTCGGCGAGTGGAACACGACCGGGATCCGGATCCGCTCCAGCAGCGGCCGCAGGAACGGCTCGAGCCTGGCCACCCGGTCCGGGGAGATCATGTTCAGCATGACGATCGCGGCGTGCAGGTCCGGGTCCCGGTCGACGGCCTCGAGGATCGTCACCAGGTTCTCCCCGGCTCCCTCGATCGCCGCGGCCGTGACGTCGACCGGGTTCGCCGTCGATCCGTAGGAGGGCACGACGCCGGCCAGCTCGGCGCGCAGGTCGTCGCCGAGCGGCGGGACGGCCAGGCCGGCCTCGCCGCACAGGTCGGACGCCCAGCCGCCGGCGCCGCCGGTGGTGGTGATGATCGCGACGTTCGTCCCGGCCGGTTCGCGGCGCGCGGACAGCACACCGGCCACCGCCATCAGCTCCTCCGGGTCGGCGACCCGCAGCACCCCGTAGCGCTCGAACAGCGCGTCGTAGGCGGTGTCGGAACCGGCCAGGTGGGCGGTGTGCGAGACCGCGGCCCGGGCGCCCGCTTCGGAGCTGCCGACCTTCATCACGATCAGCGGCACCCCGGCATCGGCCGCGGACGCCGCGACGGAGGCGAACCGGTCGGGCCGGTCGAGTCCTTCGAGGAACAACACGATCGCGGCCGAGTCGCCCGCGGCGACCAGGTGGTCGACGACCTCCAGGGTCTCGATGTCGGCCTCGTTGCCGGTCGTCACGACGTGCCGGAACGCCAGCCCGTTCTGCACGCCCTGGGCGTAGAGCGCGAACCCGAGCGCACCGCTCTGCGAGACGATGCTGATCCGGTCGGTGCGGTCGTCGACCGGCTCCTGCACCATGACGGCCGGGTCGAGCACCGGGGCGAAGTTCGCCCCCACCCGGTCGAGGACGTTCCAGATCCCCTCGGCGTTGGGCCCGAGCACGCGCATCCCGGTGCGGGCGACGAACGCGGCGATGTCGGCGACCAGGGTCCCGCCGGGGACCTGCGGGTCGGGTTCGGCCGCGGAGTGCACGATCGCCGCGCCCGCGCCGATCGCCGCCGCGTCCTCGAGCACCGCCATCACCGACGCTGCCGGGACGCCGACCATGACCAGGTCCACCTGCTGCCCGATCGCGTGCAGGTCGGGATAGGCGGTCAGCCCCTGGACGCGCGCGTGGCTCGGGTTGACCGGGTGGACGTCGCCGGTGAAGCCGGCGAGCAGCAGGGTCCGTAGCAGCTTGCCGCGAATCCTGGACACGTCGTCGGAGGCCCCGACGACGGCGATGCTCTTCGGGTTCAGCAGGGTCGACAGGCCGTTCGGCTCAGTCATCGGAAACCTCCGCGCGTCCGTTGTCGAGCACGATCGTGTTGCGGGCGGGGACCCGGGCCCGGAAGGCGAGCGCTCCGGGCTCGCGCCAGATCTCCACCGCCAGCGTCTCGCCGGGCAGGACGGTCCCGCTGAAGCGGGCGTCGAAGGAGCGCAGCGGGGTGACGTCGCCGCCGAGGACCGTCCGGGTGATCGCGTGCAGGGCCAGCCCGTAGGTGCACATGCCGTGCAGGATCGGGCGGTCGAACCCCGCGGCGCGCGCGACGTCCGGGTCGACGTGCAGCGGGTTGAGGTCGGCGTTGAGCCGGTAGAGCAGCGCGGCGTCCGGCCGCACGTGCTCGACCGCGACGGCATCCGGGGCACGGTCGGGGACCGCGGCCCGCTGCGGCCGGATCCCGAAGCCCCGGCCCGCGCCGCCGTCGGCGCGGCAGAATGAGGTGTGCAGGATCGTGACCAACGGGGTGCCGGTCGCGGCGTCGTGCAGGGTCCGTTCGAGGTGGACGAGCGCGCCGCGGCCCGGTCCCTTGTCCTCGACCCCCGCGATCCGGGCGGTCCCCCGGACCCGGCCGGCGGCCGGGAGCGGGGCGTGCACCGTGGTGCGTTGCTCGCCGTGCACCACCTTGGCGGTGGTGATGCCCGTGCGCGGGTCGGCGGCCCACCGGCCGGGGTGGCACAGGACCGCGGCCATCGTCGGGACGGTCCGCATGTCCTTCTCGTAGACGTAGCGCAGCTCCTGCGGGTCGAGCGGGTCCGCCCCGAAGCCGATGCCGAGCGCGTACAGCGCCGAGGTCTGCTCGGTGTAGTCCTGGAAGCGCTCGGGGAGCTCCAGTGCCTCGAGCGCGTCGACGTCGAGCGGGGTAGCGGTCTCGACGCTCACATCGGCTCCCAGCCGAACACGTCCTTGGTCCGCTCCAGCGGGGTGAGGCTCGGCCCGAACGCGCCGGGCAGGACATCGGCCAGGCTCTTCGGGGTCCACTCGTCGCCGTTGTGCAGGGTGCGGACCGGGCGGGGCTGGTCGTAGAGGTAGATCTCGTTGCCGCGGGCCCCGAAGATCTGCCCGCTCACACCGCTCGCCGCGTCCGAGCAGAGGAACGCCACGAGTGGCGCGATCTGGTCGGGGCGGGTGACCCGGCGGCGCTTCTCCAGCGCGGCCGCCCGCTCCTCCTCGTTGGCGCCGGGGACGCTCTCGATCATGCGGCTGAACGCGTGCGGGGCGATGCAGTTCGACCGCACGCCGTAGCGCTGCATGTCCAGCGCGATGGACCGGGAGAGTCCGACGATGCCCATCTTCGCGGCCGCGTAGTTCGCCTGGCCGAGCGCGCCGATCAACCCGGAGGTCGACGTCATGTGCACCAGCGAGCCGCCGTTCTGCTCCCGGAAGATCGGAGCGGCCGCCCGGCTGACGTGGAACGCGCCGAACAGGTGCACATCGAGGACGGAGCGGAAATCGGCGACGTCCATCTTGTGGAAGATGGTGTCGCGCAGGATGCCCGCGCTGTTGACCACACCGTCGAGCCGGCCGAACTCGGTCACCGCGGTGTCGACGATCCGCTGGGCGGAGTCGGCCTCGGCCACGCTGTCCGAGTTGGACACCGCCCGGCCGCCCTGCTCCCGGATCCGGGCGACCACGGCGTCGGCGGGCGAGGTGTCGGTGCCCTCGCCGCGCAGGCTGGCGCCGACGTCGTTCACCACCACCGCCGCGCCCTCGGCCGCGAGGCCCACGGCCACGGCCTCACCGATGCCGCCGCCGGCTCCGGTGACCACGACCACCTTGTCGTCGAGAAGTCCCATCGTCTGTCCTTCGTGTCGTGTCGGTGTGTGCCGGGGTCAGTCCCGGGAGGTGCCGAGGACCGTTGTCGTCTGGGCGGCGAGCACGCCGCCGTTGGCATGGGCGACCGCCAGCTCGGCGCCGCCCACCTGTCGTTCGCCGCACTCGCCGCGGAGCTGCCGGACCGCCTCGATCATCAGCAGCAGGCCGAACATCCCGGGATGGCAGTAGGAGAGCCCGCCGCCGCCGGTGTTGACCGGCAGCCGCCCACCCGGGGCGATCCCCCCGTCCCGCACGAACTCCCCGCCCGACCCCTTCGGGCAGAACCCGAGGTCCTCGAGGAACAGCAGGGTGGTGATCGTGAACGCGTCGTAGAGCTGGGCGACATCGATGTCCGACGGCCGGACCCCGGCCATTGCGTAGGCCTGCGCCCCGGACCGTGCGGCCGCGGTCTCGGTGAGGTCGGGCATGGTGGAGATGGCCTGGTGTTCCTGGGCCTCGCCGGTGCCGAGCACGTAGACCGGCCGCCGGCGCAGGTCGGCCGCCCGCTCGGCGCCGACCACCACCAGCGCTCCCCCGCCGTCGGTGACCAGGCAGCAGTCGCGCACGGTCAGCGGCGAGCTCACCGGCTTCGACGCCAGCACGTCGTCCACCGTGAGCGGGTCCCGGCTCCACGCCTTCGGGTTGAGCCGGGCCCACTCGCGGGCGGCGACGGCGATCTCGGCGAGGTCCTCACGGCGGGTGCCGAACTCGTGCATGTGCCGGGCCGCGGCCAGCGCGTACCCGGTCACCGGCAGCCGCGGCCGGTAGGGGTCCTCGTACGGGACGACGTCGCGCTGGGTGCTGAACTTCCCGCGGTCCGAGCGCGCGGTCGAGCCGTAGGCGATCACCGCCACCTCGCACATGCCCGCCTCGATCGCCTGCTGCGCATGCGCGAGGAGCGACGGGAACGACGCGCCGCCGAGATAGCTGGAGTCGCTGTAGCGCGGCCGCACCCCGAGGTACTCGGCGAGTGCCAGGGTCGGCATCCGTACCTGGGTCGCGGCGGCGAACAGCCCGTCGACGTCGGCCAGGCGCAGACCGCAGTCGTCCAGGGCGCGCAGGACGCCCTGCGCCATCAGGTCGGTCGGGGTGAGCCCGGGTGCGACCTTCCCCAGGTCCGACTCGGCGACCCCGGCGATCGCCACCGACCCCCGCGTGCCGCTCACGGCCGGGCCTCGAAGACCGCGAGCGGAGCATCCGGGTGTTCGTCGAATGCGACCTGGACGGCCATCCCGATCCGCACCTCGTCCGGTTCGACGCCGACGACCCGGCTCATCATCCGGAAGCCCTCCTCGAGCTCGATCAGGGAGACGTCGTACGCGCCGGCGGGGTCCGCGACGGTCGTCGTCGAGTACACGACGCCGGCGCCGGAGCTGACCCGCCACTCCAGCTCGGTGCTGCCGGTCGTCGGGCAGACCAGCCGCGGGTAGAACACGGGCGCCCCGGCCGCCGGGCTGTACTGGTAGGCGAGCCGGCCCTGCCGGGCGTACTGCCGGTACGTCTCCAGTGGAGAGACGGTGGCGGGCTCGTGCAGTTCCTGGTGTTCCACGGTCGTCCTCCTCACTACCGGATGCGGTCGTCGTAGACACGGACCAGGGCGTCGACCGCGACGACACCCTCGCCCTCGGCCTGCACGAGCACCGGGTTGACCTCGGCCTCGGCCACCTCCGGGCGGGCGGCCAGCTGCGACAGCGACACCACGGCGTCGGCGAGCGCCGCCAGGTCTCCGCGCTCGTCCCCGCGGAACCCGCGTAGTGCCTCCAGCGACCGGACCTCGCCGAGCATCTCCCGGG is from Pseudonocardia autotrophica and encodes:
- a CDS encoding acetate--CoA ligase family protein, which gives rise to MTEPNGLSTLLNPKSIAVVGASDDVSRIRGKLLRTLLLAGFTGDVHPVNPSHARVQGLTAYPDLHAIGQQVDLVMVGVPAASVMAVLEDAAAIGAGAAIVHSAAEPDPQVPGGTLVADIAAFVARTGMRVLGPNAEGIWNVLDRVGANFAPVLDPAVMVQEPVDDRTDRISIVSQSGALGFALYAQGVQNGLAFRHVVTTGNEADIETLEVVDHLVAAGDSAAIVLFLEGLDRPDRFASVAASAADAGVPLIVMKVGSSEAGARAAVSHTAHLAGSDTAYDALFERYGVLRVADPEELMAVAGVLSARREPAGTNVAIITTTGGAGGWASDLCGEAGLAVPPLGDDLRAELAGVVPSYGSTANPVDVTAAAIEGAGENLVTILEAVDRDPDLHAAIVMLNMISPDRVARLEPFLRPLLERIRIPVVFHSPSPPAPENVRALGAMGAPYAGIRGAAKGIAAAVRYRRFRDRWVRPVPAPPGAGGDLAALLARHGVPTPPEAVVHDADGAVAVAQEHGYPVALKVVSPDLPHKTEAGALALGLADAGEVRAAHDRILASARAYDPAARIDGVLVQRMMPPGRELVVGMVRDPDFGPLLMLGFGGVYVDVLRDVAFAPAPVSAADAQRMVDRLRGAAILRGIRGEAGSDVDALVRLLVAVSSIIEDAGPGLRELDLNPVIVYPEGCVAVDTLAVFTPAAEEETG
- a CDS encoding MaoC/PaaZ C-terminal domain-containing protein encodes the protein MSVETATPLDVDALEALELPERFQDYTEQTSALYALGIGFGADPLDPQELRYVYEKDMRTVPTMAAVLCHPGRWAADPRTGITTAKVVHGEQRTTVHAPLPAAGRVRGTARIAGVEDKGPGRGALVHLERTLHDAATGTPLVTILHTSFCRADGGAGRGFGIRPQRAAVPDRAPDAVAVEHVRPDAALLYRLNADLNPLHVDPDVARAAGFDRPILHGMCTYGLALHAITRTVLGGDVTPLRSFDARFSGTVLPGETLAVEIWREPGALAFRARVPARNTIVLDNGRAEVSDD
- a CDS encoding SDR family oxidoreductase, whose amino-acid sequence is MGLLDDKVVVVTGAGGGIGEAVAVGLAAEGAAVVVNDVGASLRGEGTDTSPADAVVARIREQGGRAVSNSDSVAEADSAQRIVDTAVTEFGRLDGVVNSAGILRDTIFHKMDVADFRSVLDVHLFGAFHVSRAAAPIFREQNGGSLVHMTSTSGLIGALGQANYAAAKMGIVGLSRSIALDMQRYGVRSNCIAPHAFSRMIESVPGANEEERAAALEKRRRVTRPDQIAPLVAFLCSDAASGVSGQIFGARGNEIYLYDQPRPVRTLHNGDEWTPKSLADVLPGAFGPSLTPLERTKDVFGWEPM
- a CDS encoding acetyl-CoA acetyltransferase yields the protein MSGTRGSVAIAGVAESDLGKVAPGLTPTDLMAQGVLRALDDCGLRLADVDGLFAAATQVRMPTLALAEYLGVRPRYSDSSYLGGASFPSLLAHAQQAIEAGMCEVAVIAYGSTARSDRGKFSTQRDVVPYEDPYRPRLPVTGYALAAARHMHEFGTRREDLAEIAVAAREWARLNPKAWSRDPLTVDDVLASKPVSSPLTVRDCCLVTDGGGALVVVGAERAADLRRRPVYVLGTGEAQEHQAISTMPDLTETAAARSGAQAYAMAGVRPSDIDVAQLYDAFTITTLLFLEDLGFCPKGSGGEFVRDGGIAPGGRLPVNTGGGGLSYCHPGMFGLLLMIEAVRQLRGECGERQVGGAELAVAHANGGVLAAQTTTVLGTSRD
- a CDS encoding Zn-ribbon domain-containing OB-fold protein, which encodes MEHQELHEPATVSPLETYRQYARQGRLAYQYSPAAGAPVFYPRLVCPTTGSTELEWRVSSGAGVVYSTTTVADPAGAYDVSLIELEEGFRMMSRVVGVEPDEVRIGMAVQVAFDEHPDAPLAVFEARP